From the genome of Niallia sp. FSL W8-0635, one region includes:
- the qoxD gene encoding cytochrome aa3 quinol oxidase subunit IV, which translates to MSELFPKKHVMGFLSSLILTAIALTVYFFDLSFAMGSTILLITAFIQALVQLVIFMHAGESKDKKVIYTSIYYGLFIAIVTVFGTLLALIWGYY; encoded by the coding sequence ATGAGTGAATTATTTCCTAAAAAACATGTTATGGGCTTTCTCTCTTCTTTAATACTTACCGCCATAGCATTGACTGTTTATTTTTTTGACCTTTCATTTGCTATGGGTTCTACCATACTGTTAATAACAGCTTTTATTCAGGCTTTGGTACAACTAGTAATTTTCATGCATGCAGGTGAATCAAAAGACAAAAAAGTCATATACACTAGTATATATTATGGTCTATTTATTGCGATTGTAACTGTTTTCGGAACACTGCTCGCTTTAATATGGGGATATTATTAA
- the qoxC gene encoding cytochrome aa3 quinol oxidase subunit III: MKIDNSLPLEYSTQQNRLNILGFWIFLGAEIALFGTLFASYFTLVDRTGSGPTGAEIFEITPVVIETILLLGSSFTIGLAINAMRLKKQKAMLAFFAATLVLGLAFLGVEIYDFVVYIHEGATLQTSGFTAILFTLLGTHGAHVAFGILWGTLIILQIKRDGINERTANKAFIFSLYWHFIDVVWIFLYSFVFLKGMM, encoded by the coding sequence ATGAAGATTGATAATTCATTGCCTCTTGAATATAGTACCCAACAAAATCGCTTAAACATTCTTGGTTTTTGGATATTCCTTGGTGCAGAAATAGCACTATTTGGAACGCTTTTTGCCTCGTATTTTACACTTGTAGATCGGACAGGAAGCGGGCCAACTGGTGCAGAAATATTTGAAATTACACCTGTTGTTATTGAGACAATATTGTTATTAGGAAGTAGTTTTACAATAGGATTAGCTATAAATGCGATGAGACTGAAGAAACAAAAAGCTATGCTTGCATTTTTTGCGGCAACTCTTGTACTTGGTTTAGCATTTTTAGGAGTGGAAATTTACGATTTTGTTGTCTACATTCATGAGGGAGCAACTTTACAAACTAGTGGCTTTACTGCAATCCTATTCACTCTTTTAGGAACGCATGGAGCTCACGTAGCGTTCGGTATTTTATGGGGTACATTAATCATACTACAAATAAAAAGAGATGGGATAAATGAAAGGACAGCCAATAAAGCATTTATTTTCTCTCTTTACTGGCACTTTATAGATGTTGTCTGGATATTCCTTTATAGTTTTGTATTCTTGAAAGGGATGATGTAA
- a CDS encoding ArsR/SmtB family transcription factor: MEHLGEDKDYNGSTTDYYNNKLDEETLFIVSQTFKALSEPTRIKILHLLSDKPHSVNEIAEKLQMLQSTVSHQLSFLKNLRLVKYRREGTTIIYSCDDEHVMSVLNQMIDHAQH; this comes from the coding sequence ATGGAACATTTAGGTGAAGATAAAGATTATAATGGTTCTACAACGGATTACTATAATAATAAATTAGATGAAGAAACTCTTTTTATCGTTTCTCAAACTTTCAAGGCTCTTTCTGAACCAACAAGGATTAAGATATTACATCTACTTTCAGATAAACCACACTCAGTAAACGAAATTGCTGAAAAGTTACAAATGCTGCAATCTACAGTTTCACATCAATTAAGTTTTTTGAAAAATCTTCGCCTTGTAAAATATAGAAGAGAAGGAACGACCATTATTTATTCATGTGATGATGAACATGTTATGAGTGTTTTAAATCAAATGATAGATCATGCCCAACATTAA
- a CDS encoding YwmB family TATA-box binding protein, with protein MKKSILILLCLLLLVTITTKETKAFYADNELSQITKIANKNNIKVTTWSMYIKEPIGQFTKMRDLDQAISTFMRTEKDYTWSKKQAEKDHYKIEGNKKSSNLEMEEKILIIIYSQKGKYNLSITYDVKGDWNESKWPRIFNMYKQKIENYSTFYTVQGTTDIEQPLYTEASELLVSFSGEELQSLNEDNFISLSAYTKRLETKLPLGDNQYMNLHIAYRLTNESADQVKVTIGTPIITSEY; from the coding sequence ATGAAAAAATCCATATTAATTTTATTATGTCTTTTACTACTAGTAACTATTACAACCAAGGAAACTAAAGCTTTTTATGCAGATAATGAGTTAAGTCAGATTACAAAAATAGCTAATAAAAACAATATAAAGGTAACTACATGGAGTATGTATATAAAAGAACCAATTGGACAATTTACTAAAATGAGAGATCTTGATCAAGCAATTTCCACTTTCATGAGAACGGAAAAAGATTATACTTGGTCTAAAAAACAAGCTGAGAAAGATCATTATAAAATTGAAGGGAATAAAAAGTCTTCCAATTTAGAAATGGAAGAGAAAATCTTAATCATTATTTATTCTCAAAAAGGTAAATATAATTTAAGTATTACTTATGATGTAAAAGGTGATTGGAATGAAAGCAAATGGCCAAGAATTTTCAATATGTATAAACAAAAAATAGAGAACTATTCTACATTTTATACGGTTCAAGGAACTACAGATATAGAACAACCTTTGTATACAGAAGCATCCGAATTATTGGTTAGTTTTTCGGGAGAAGAATTACAAAGTCTTAATGAAGATAATTTTATTTCGCTATCTGCATATACAAAACGTTTGGAAACTAAACTTCCTCTTGGTGATAATCAATATATGAACCTTCATATCGCATACAGATTGACTAATGAATCGGCGGATCAGGTAAAAGTAACGATTGGTACCCCTATTATTACGTCAGAGTATTAA
- the qoxA gene encoding cytochrome aa3 quinol oxidase subunit II, translated as MKLKKILYFATLLSLVVLTACEPLMVLDPKGPQGRITADVIKISIWTMAIVVIVVLSLYFYMLWKYKASKQSKDYEPPHIEGSIKLEIIWTAIPILIVAFLSFITIKSTYEVENVPKGYKEEPLVIYASSSNWKWHFSYPEENIETVNYLFIPTDRPIQFKLYSYGPISSFWIPQLGGQKYAMADMLNTLNLAADVPGEYMGRNANFTGEGFAQQTFNVQAMSKEEYEKWISEVKDTADTLTEDKFEELLNPGHLGQLTFNGTHLGFSPPPHDMKKSTSEEKNEDTENTKDMDMEDMDMEGMDH; from the coding sequence ATGAAATTAAAAAAAATCTTATATTTTGCAACCTTACTTAGTCTTGTTGTTTTAACGGCATGTGAGCCCTTAATGGTTTTAGATCCAAAGGGACCGCAAGGTCGAATAACTGCAGATGTCATTAAAATTTCCATTTGGACAATGGCAATCGTAGTTATAGTAGTTTTGTCTTTATATTTTTATATGCTTTGGAAATATAAAGCTTCTAAACAATCCAAGGACTATGAACCACCTCATATCGAGGGAAGTATTAAATTAGAAATTATATGGACTGCTATTCCCATTCTGATAGTGGCATTCCTATCTTTTATAACCATTAAGTCAACCTATGAGGTAGAAAATGTACCTAAAGGATACAAGGAAGAGCCGTTAGTAATTTACGCTTCATCTTCCAACTGGAAGTGGCATTTTAGTTATCCAGAAGAAAATATAGAAACCGTTAATTATTTGTTCATTCCTACAGATCGCCCGATTCAGTTTAAGTTATATTCTTATGGCCCGATATCAAGCTTTTGGATACCGCAGCTAGGTGGGCAAAAGTACGCAATGGCAGATATGCTAAACACATTAAATTTAGCAGCCGATGTTCCTGGAGAATATATGGGACGTAACGCAAATTTTACTGGTGAAGGATTTGCTCAACAAACCTTTAATGTTCAAGCAATGTCAAAGGAAGAATATGAAAAGTGGATATCAGAAGTAAAGGATACTGCTGACACGCTAACAGAAGATAAATTTGAGGAGCTTTTAAATCCTGGACACTTAGGTCAGTTGACTTTCAATGGTACTCATTTAGGCTTTTCACCACCACCTCATGATATGAAAAAATCTACTAGCGAAGAGAAAAACGAAGACACAGAAAATACAAAAGATATGGACATGGAGGATATGGATATGGAAGGAATGGACCATTAA
- the qoxB gene encoding cytochrome aa3 quinol oxidase subunit I: MDFFDRFAVPNPGPTIYASMVAIVLTMIGILVFITYTKKWGYLWREWLTTVDHKRIGIMYLISALLMLFRGGADAIMMRAQTAVPDNNLLNAQEYNEVFTTHGVVMIIFMAMAFIMALMNFVVPLQIGARDVAFPRLNAVSFWLYFFGAMLFNISFVVGGSPDAGWSSYFPLAGTDFSKSVGTNYYMIALQISGIGTLITGINFVTTILKMRAPGMTLMKMPMFTWSALITNLIIVFAFPILTIALIMGTMDRLFGTNFFTTTDGGMDMLWANLFWVWGHPEVYILILPAFGIYSEIIPTFARRNLYGYKSMVISIVAISVLSFLVWVHHFFTMGQGALVNSIFSITTMAIAVPTGIKIFNWLFTLRKGKIEFTVPMLYSLGFIPIFTIGGVTGVMLGMASADYQYHNTMFLVAHFHLVIIPGVVFAMLAGLTYWWPKMFGYMLNERIGKWAFWFISISVCVAFFPMFISGLDGQARRMYTYSESTGFGIWNMISFIGALGLLVGFVLIVYNILYSYKNSPRNISSDPWDARSLEWATKSPVPEYNFAITPTVDSTEAFWDSKKKGYKLFRGNIEKIHMPNNSGMPFIFGFLFFIWGFAFVFALWILLILATVAIFICLALRSTEKDNGRYISKETVEKIEDSLGGPK, from the coding sequence ATGGATTTTTTTGATAGGTTTGCTGTTCCCAATCCTGGGCCAACAATCTATGCTTCAATGGTTGCTATAGTCCTTACCATGATAGGCATCCTAGTATTTATTACGTATACAAAGAAATGGGGATATCTATGGAGAGAGTGGCTTACAACTGTAGACCATAAAAGAATAGGGATTATGTATTTAATCTCCGCATTACTAATGCTCTTCCGTGGTGGAGCAGATGCCATTATGATGCGGGCACAAACAGCTGTTCCTGATAATAATTTATTGAATGCTCAGGAATATAATGAAGTATTTACTACACACGGTGTAGTTATGATTATATTTATGGCGATGGCTTTTATAATGGCACTTATGAACTTTGTTGTACCATTACAAATTGGCGCAAGAGATGTAGCCTTTCCTAGGCTCAATGCCGTTAGTTTCTGGTTATATTTCTTTGGAGCTATGTTATTTAACATATCTTTCGTTGTAGGGGGGTCTCCAGATGCAGGATGGTCTTCTTATTTTCCACTAGCGGGTACAGATTTTAGTAAGTCAGTAGGTACCAATTATTACATGATTGCTTTACAAATTTCTGGGATTGGTACATTGATAACAGGTATTAACTTTGTTACTACTATACTAAAAATGAGAGCTCCAGGAATGACTCTTATGAAAATGCCGATGTTTACTTGGTCAGCATTGATTACAAACTTAATTATTGTTTTTGCCTTTCCCATTTTAACAATAGCGTTAATTATGGGGACAATGGATAGACTTTTTGGTACTAACTTCTTCACAACCACTGATGGTGGGATGGATATGCTTTGGGCAAACCTATTCTGGGTTTGGGGACATCCTGAAGTATATATCCTCATATTACCAGCGTTCGGAATATACAGTGAAATAATACCAACATTCGCAAGAAGAAATCTATATGGTTATAAGTCAATGGTAATTTCCATAGTGGCTATATCTGTTCTGTCCTTTTTAGTTTGGGTTCATCACTTCTTCACTATGGGACAAGGCGCTTTGGTTAATAGTATTTTCTCTATCACAACTATGGCTATTGCTGTACCAACCGGTATCAAAATATTTAACTGGCTGTTTACGCTTAGAAAAGGGAAAATTGAATTTACAGTTCCTATGCTTTATTCTTTAGGATTTATTCCTATTTTCACAATTGGTGGGGTAACAGGAGTAATGCTTGGAATGGCCAGTGCTGACTATCAATACCACAATACCATGTTTTTAGTAGCTCACTTTCACTTAGTTATAATTCCTGGGGTTGTATTCGCAATGCTTGCTGGTCTTACTTATTGGTGGCCAAAGATGTTTGGATACATGCTAAACGAGAGAATTGGAAAATGGGCGTTCTGGTTTATTTCGATAAGTGTTTGTGTAGCCTTTTTCCCAATGTTCATATCAGGTTTAGATGGACAAGCTAGAAGAATGTACACTTACTCTGAGTCAACTGGTTTCGGTATCTGGAATATGATTTCCTTTATAGGAGCTCTAGGTCTTTTAGTAGGATTTGTTTTAATAGTTTACAATATTTTATACAGTTACAAAAATTCACCAAGAAATATTTCGTCAGATCCATGGGACGCTCGCTCGTTAGAGTGGGCAACTAAATCACCTGTACCAGAGTATAATTTTGCAATCACTCCGACAGTTGATTCAACCGAGGCCTTCTGGGATTCCAAGAAAAAGGGATACAAACTATTTAGAGGTAATATTGAAAAGATTCACATGCCAAATAATAGTGGCATGCCATTTATTTTTGGATTCCTATTTTTTATTTGGGGCTTTGCATTTGTATTCGCACTTTGGATACTTTTAATCCTAGCAACAGTAGCTATATTTATTTGTTTAGCATTGCGTTCCACTGAAAAAGACAATGGAAGGTATATCTCTAAGGAAACAGTAGAAAAAATTGAAGACTCGTTGGGAGGTCCAAAATAA
- a CDS encoding ArsR/SmtB family transcription factor: protein MIKKDICEIYCYDEEKVNRIQGDLNKVDFSSLSQLLKSIADENRAKITYALCQDEELCVCDVANIIGASVANASHHLRTLHKQGIVNYRKEGKLAFYSLGNEHIRQIMMIALTNINEVKVNV from the coding sequence ATGATTAAAAAGGATATATGTGAAATTTATTGTTATGACGAAGAAAAAGTCAATCGAATACAAGGAGATTTGAACAAGGTTGATTTCTCTAGTTTGTCCCAATTGTTAAAATCCATTGCTGATGAAAATAGAGCAAAGATTACCTATGCCTTGTGCCAAGATGAAGAATTATGCGTTTGTGATGTGGCTAATATTATTGGTGCAAGCGTTGCTAATGCTTCTCATCATTTAAGAACTCTTCATAAGCAAGGTATTGTTAACTATAGGAAGGAAGGGAAATTAGCGTTTTACTCCTTAGGTAATGAACATATTCGGCAAATAATGATGATTGCTCTAACTAATATTAATGAGGTGAAAGTAAATGTCTGA
- a CDS encoding heavy metal translocating P-type ATPase, whose product MGEGKHQLKREFTLEGLDCANCAMKIERGVSSINGVKECNVNFATQTISLQYDKEQEVEILTKAEKTITRLEPHVKLLEKQKRQKKKAQSHSGEHTHEHVHDHNHNHDHDHGHSHAHGHTHEHGSNDLKKMISRLIIGGIIFGLGIFAPLSGTLELVTFLIAYLIVGGDIVLRAIKNITRGQVFDEHFLMALATIGAFAIQEYPEGVAVMLFYQVGELFQSIAVNRSRKSISSLMEIRPDYANIKIGSEIKKVDPEEVSIGDIIVIKPGERVPLDGVVLEGTSSVDTSALTGESVPRDIESGNDVLSGFINKNGFLTVKVTKEFSESTVSKILELVQNASSRKAPTENFITKFARYYTPVVVIIAVLLAVVPPILMPSATFSEWLYRALIFLVISCPCALVVSIPLGFFGGIGAASKKGILVKGSNYLEALNDVKYVVFDKTGTLTKGVFEVVSIHPANGFTEAEIIKYAAYAEAYSNHPIAESIKKAYGKEIQDDSIKSYNEIPGHGISVIMDGKEILAGNHKLMMKENIKYHNYSEIGTIVYVAYDKNFIGSIVISDKIKEDSPEAIQSLKQQGIKKTVMLTGDAKSVGEQVGNILGIDEVHSELLPQNKVEEIEKLDAAKNSKDKILFVGDGINDTPVLARADVGMAMGGLGSDAAIEAADIVIMTDEPSKIATAIKLAKRTRSIVWQNIIFALGVKAIFLLLGAFGIATMWEAVFSDVGVTLLAVLNAMRILRVKNI is encoded by the coding sequence ATGGGAGAAGGAAAACATCAATTAAAAAGGGAATTTACCTTAGAAGGTTTAGATTGTGCAAATTGTGCCATGAAGATTGAGAGAGGTGTTTCTTCTATAAACGGGGTTAAAGAATGTAATGTTAATTTTGCAACCCAGACTATATCTTTGCAATACGATAAAGAGCAAGAGGTAGAGATATTAACGAAAGCAGAAAAAACAATTACTCGTCTAGAACCCCATGTTAAACTTTTAGAGAAACAAAAAAGGCAGAAGAAAAAAGCTCAATCACACTCAGGTGAACATACCCATGAACATGTCCATGATCATAATCATAATCATGATCACGACCACGGGCACTCACATGCTCATGGGCATACCCATGAACATGGAAGTAATGATCTAAAGAAAATGATTAGCAGGTTAATTATAGGAGGCATTATTTTTGGATTGGGTATCTTTGCTCCATTAAGCGGGACTTTAGAATTGGTAACATTCTTAATTGCTTATCTAATAGTGGGTGGAGATATTGTTCTTCGAGCTATAAAGAATATAACTAGAGGACAGGTGTTTGATGAACACTTTTTAATGGCTTTAGCAACTATTGGAGCTTTTGCGATTCAAGAGTATCCAGAAGGTGTAGCAGTAATGTTATTTTATCAAGTTGGTGAGTTATTCCAAAGTATCGCTGTTAATCGTTCTAGGAAATCAATTAGCAGTTTAATGGAGATTCGTCCTGACTATGCAAATATTAAAATAGGTTCAGAAATAAAAAAAGTCGACCCTGAGGAAGTTTCTATTGGGGACATTATTGTAATAAAACCTGGCGAAAGAGTGCCCTTAGATGGCGTGGTCTTAGAGGGTACATCTAGTGTCGATACGTCAGCGTTAACAGGGGAGTCAGTCCCTAGAGATATTGAAAGTGGTAATGATGTACTAAGCGGATTCATTAATAAAAATGGATTTTTAACTGTAAAAGTTACAAAAGAGTTTAGTGAATCCACCGTTTCTAAAATCTTAGAGTTAGTACAAAATGCAAGCAGTCGTAAAGCTCCAACAGAGAACTTTATTACGAAATTCGCTAGGTACTATACTCCGGTGGTTGTAATAATAGCTGTTTTATTAGCTGTAGTACCTCCGATATTAATGCCTAGTGCTACATTTTCCGAGTGGTTATATAGAGCGTTAATCTTTTTAGTTATTTCTTGTCCTTGTGCTTTAGTTGTCTCTATACCTTTAGGTTTCTTTGGCGGAATAGGCGCAGCTTCAAAAAAGGGTATCTTAGTAAAAGGAAGTAACTATTTAGAGGCTTTAAATGATGTGAAGTATGTGGTATTTGATAAGACTGGTACTTTAACTAAAGGTGTATTTGAGGTTGTTTCTATTCATCCGGCTAACGGGTTTACAGAAGCTGAAATAATAAAATATGCTGCTTACGCAGAAGCATATTCTAATCATCCAATAGCAGAATCCATTAAAAAGGCTTATGGGAAAGAAATACAGGATGACAGTATTAAAAGTTATAATGAAATACCAGGCCATGGAATTTCAGTCATAATGGACGGTAAAGAAATATTAGCTGGAAACCATAAACTAATGATGAAAGAGAATATAAAGTATCACAACTATAGTGAAATTGGTACGATTGTCTATGTAGCTTATGATAAGAATTTTATCGGATCTATTGTCATTTCGGATAAGATTAAAGAAGATTCTCCTGAGGCAATTCAATCATTAAAACAACAAGGGATTAAAAAGACAGTAATGCTAACTGGAGATGCAAAATCAGTTGGCGAGCAAGTTGGAAATATCCTTGGAATCGATGAGGTACATTCAGAACTTCTTCCTCAAAATAAAGTGGAAGAGATTGAAAAATTAGATGCTGCCAAGAATTCTAAAGATAAGATTTTGTTTGTTGGTGATGGGATAAACGATACACCTGTATTAGCTAGAGCAGATGTTGGTATGGCAATGGGTGGATTAGGATCAGATGCAGCAATTGAAGCTGCAGACATTGTAATAATGACTGATGAACCATCTAAAATAGCAACAGCAATAAAACTTGCTAAGCGGACTAGAAGTATTGTTTGGCAAAATATCATATTCGCACTAGGAGTAAAAGCGATCTTCTTATTACTTGGAGCTTTTGGAATTGCTACGATGTGGGAAGCAGTATTTTCAGATGTAGGTGTTACCTTACTTGCTGTTCTGAATGCAATGAGAATATTAAGAGTAAAAAACATTTAA
- a CDS encoding LTA synthase family protein, translating into MRVSSIKETRVEISFLFFYLLSVFFLWIKTYLVQFTQFDLGISNLMQQFLLLLNPLGSALFFLGISMLFKAKKKYLILISMYLFLSLLLFVNVLYYRFFNDFITLPTLTQTQNFGDVSGSILSLLKPYDVLFFLDLLILILFLVFRLVKIDMKEPRRRTKLGIFTVTMIFSILNLVLAEVDRPQLLTRGFDRNYIVKYLGLYNYTIYDGIQSSKASAQRVMASSDEMTEVINYTKSNYAKPNPEYYGIGKGMNVIYFHLESIQNFVINYKLNGEEVTPFLNSLTKEKNTLYFKNFFHQTAQGKTSDAEFMVENSLYGLPSGSAFTMKSGNTYQAAPGILGQKGYTSAVFHGNAGSFWNRNEMYKSLGYNNFFDESYYSGINEEQMTDYGIMDKPFFNKSIPLLNSLKQPFYAKFISVSNHYPYSINQEETTIQANNTGDKSVDDYFQTARYADEALENFFDYLKDSGLYHNSIIIMYGDHYGISQNHNSAMEKVIGKKITPFESAGLQRVPLFIRVPGQEGGIKEEYGGQIDLLPTLLHLLGMDTKEYIQFGSDLLSEEHNQLVPFRNGEFVSPTISSVDDNFYNSETGELLEADKIEEAIETQKKVANILSLSDQVVNGDLLRFYTPKNFTPIDPSQYIYKKFENDE; encoded by the coding sequence ATGAGGGTCTCCTCTATAAAAGAAACAAGAGTAGAGATAAGTTTTTTATTTTTCTATCTCTTATCAGTTTTCTTTCTTTGGATAAAAACGTATCTGGTCCAGTTCACTCAGTTTGACTTAGGAATTTCCAACTTAATGCAGCAATTTTTATTACTATTAAATCCACTCGGTTCAGCATTATTCTTTTTAGGTATTTCAATGTTATTTAAAGCTAAAAAGAAGTACTTAATCTTAATTTCCATGTATCTATTTTTATCTTTGTTACTCTTTGTAAATGTTCTCTATTACCGATTTTTCAACGATTTTATTACTTTGCCCACATTAACCCAAACTCAAAATTTTGGAGATGTAAGTGGTAGTATATTATCATTATTAAAACCTTATGATGTTCTGTTTTTTCTAGATTTATTAATTCTTATTCTTTTCCTAGTCTTTCGGTTAGTTAAAATAGATATGAAAGAACCTAGAAGAAGAACTAAACTAGGTATTTTTACAGTTACTATGATTTTTTCTATTTTAAACCTCGTTTTAGCTGAAGTTGACAGACCACAATTGTTAACAAGGGGATTCGATCGAAATTACATTGTAAAATATCTGGGGTTATATAACTACACTATTTATGATGGCATACAGAGTTCAAAAGCATCTGCCCAAAGGGTCATGGCATCAAGTGATGAAATGACGGAAGTAATAAATTATACTAAATCAAATTATGCAAAACCTAATCCAGAATATTATGGTATTGGCAAAGGCATGAATGTAATTTACTTTCATTTAGAATCGATTCAAAACTTTGTTATTAACTACAAATTAAATGGAGAAGAAGTTACTCCATTTTTAAACTCATTAACGAAGGAAAAAAATACTTTATATTTTAAAAATTTTTTCCATCAAACTGCACAAGGAAAAACATCTGATGCAGAATTCATGGTAGAAAATTCTCTATATGGCTTACCTAGTGGTTCAGCCTTTACCATGAAAAGTGGGAACACCTACCAAGCAGCACCGGGTATTCTAGGGCAGAAAGGCTATACTTCAGCAGTATTCCACGGAAATGCAGGCAGTTTTTGGAACAGGAATGAGATGTATAAATCATTAGGTTATAACAACTTTTTTGATGAAAGCTATTATAGTGGCATTAACGAGGAACAGATGACTGATTATGGAATTATGGACAAGCCCTTTTTTAATAAATCCATTCCATTGCTTAATTCTTTGAAACAACCTTTCTACGCAAAATTTATATCTGTTTCTAATCACTATCCTTATTCCATAAATCAAGAAGAAACTACTATCCAAGCAAATAATACAGGTGATAAGTCAGTAGATGATTATTTTCAAACTGCCCGCTATGCAGATGAAGCACTTGAAAATTTCTTTGATTACCTAAAGGATTCTGGTCTATACCATAATTCCATTATAATTATGTACGGGGATCATTACGGTATCTCCCAAAACCATAACTCAGCAATGGAAAAGGTTATAGGGAAAAAAATAACTCCATTTGAATCAGCTGGCTTGCAGCGTGTACCACTATTTATCCGTGTACCTGGACAAGAAGGTGGAATTAAAGAAGAGTACGGGGGTCAGATAGATTTATTGCCTACTCTTCTACACCTTCTTGGTATGGATACAAAAGAGTATATTCAATTTGGTTCAGACTTACTGTCAGAAGAACATAATCAACTTGTACCTTTTAGAAACGGTGAATTTGTTAGCCCAACCATTTCCTCAGTTGATGACAATTTTTATAACTCGGAGACAGGAGAGTTATTAGAAGCTGATAAAATTGAAGAAGCCATTGAAACTCAAAAAAAGGTTGCTAACATCCTATCCCTTTCAGACCAAGTGGTTAATGGTGATTTATTAAGATTTTATACACCTAAGAACTTTACCCCTATCGATCCTTCTCAATACATTTATAAAAAATTTGAGAACGATGAGTAA